AAGCGTCGTCCAGAGCGGCCACGCCGGGCAGGACCCGGCCTTCGAGGAACTCGAGCGAGGCGCCCCCGCCGGTAGAGACGTGCGTGTAGCGGTCCCGCAGTCCTGCCTGCTCTACGAGCGCGGCCGTCTCCCCGCCGCCGATGACCACTGTCGAGCGCAGGTCGGCGAGGTACAGCGCCAGCGAGAGGGACCCCTCCGCGAACGCCGGGAACTCCGCCACGCCCAGCGTCCCGTTCCAGAAGATGGTGCCGCAGTCATCCAGGGCGTCCCGAAACGTGCTGAGCGTGTCGTGCCCCACGTCCATAATCCGCCAGTTGGGCGGGATCCCCCCTACCGAGACCGTCATGTGCTCCGCGTCCGCCGCGAACTCCTCCGCGATGACCACGTCCGTCGGCAGCAGCACTGGCACGCCTCGCTGCTCGGCCTGCTTCAGGATGTCCCGCGCCGTCTCGATGTAGTCATCCTCCACCAGCGACTGCCCCACCGGCGTGCCCAGGGCCTTGAGGAAGGTCGAGGCAATGCCGCCGCCGAGCAGGAGGATGTCGATCTTGGGGAGGAGGTGCGTGAGCACCCCGATCTTGGTGCTGATCTTCGCCCCGCCGAGGATGGCCGCGAAGGGCCGCGCGGGATTGGTGAGCAACCGCCCCAGCACCTCCAGTTCCTTCATCATCAAGAAGCCCGCCACGGCCGGCAGCAGCCGCGCAACCCCTTCTGTCGAAGCGTGCGCGCGGTGCGCCGTGCCGAAGGCGTCGTTCACGTAGATATCCGCGAGCGACGCCAGCCGGCGCGCGAACTCCGGGTCGTTCTTTTCTTCCTCCGCGTGAAACCTCAGGTTCTCGAGGAGCAGTATCTCGCCCGGCTTCAGTTCCGCGACGGCCGCCTCGACCTCAGGCCCCACACAGTCGGGCGCGGTCTTCACCGGCCGGCCGAGTAGCTGCGCCAGCCTCTCAGCCACCGGGCGCAGCCGCAGCGACTCCACCACCTTCCCGTCCGGTCGGCCGAGGTGCGAGCAAAGGATCACCGCGGCGTTCCGGTCCCGGAGATACTCGATTGTCGGCAGGGCGGCACGGATTCGGTTGTCGTCCGCAATCGCGCCCGTCCGGTCGAATGGGACGTTGAAATCGACTCGCACCAGGACGCGCTTGCCGTCGACGTTGACGTCCCTGACTGTCTTCTTCATCCAGGCCCTCCGGATCAGCGCAGCAGCGCCGACAGTGCTTCGCGCTCGCCTTGGCTGAGGTTAGTGCCTTCCAGTGCTGCGCGCGCGCTCCCCAGTCTCGAAGTCTCGCCAGCCGCGGCCTCGCTGACCGCGGCCCCGAAGCGGCCCAGCGCGGCCACGGTTGCCTCGTCCTTGCCGGCCGCCCGGCCCGCCAGCTCGCCGGCCATGCGGCCAAGCGCTCCCCTTG
This DNA window, taken from Dehalococcoidia bacterium, encodes the following:
- a CDS encoding phosphoglycerate kinase, whose amino-acid sequence is MKKTVRDVNVDGKRVLVRVDFNVPFDRTGAIADDNRIRAALPTIEYLRDRNAAVILCSHLGRPDGKVVESLRLRPVAERLAQLLGRPVKTAPDCVGPEVEAAVAELKPGEILLLENLRFHAEEEKNDPEFARRLASLADIYVNDAFGTAHRAHASTEGVARLLPAVAGFLMMKELEVLGRLLTNPARPFAAILGGAKISTKIGVLTHLLPKIDILLLGGGIASTFLKALGTPVGQSLVEDDYIETARDILKQAEQRGVPVLLPTDVVIAEEFAADAEHMTVSVGGIPPNWRIMDVGHDTLSTFRDALDDCGTIFWNGTLGVAEFPAFAEGSLSLALYLADLRSTVVIGGGETAALVEQAGLRDRYTHVSTGGGASLEFLEGRVLPGVAALDDA